A DNA window from Mytilus edulis chromosome 14, xbMytEdul2.2, whole genome shotgun sequence contains the following coding sequences:
- the LOC139502676 gene encoding E3 ubiquitin-protein ligase TRIM45-like has protein sequence MATGKIIPCGPCNVDDVTKNAWRWCTSCEEGLCEDCEHVHRRSKASRNHKVISIEDYSKIENVSISQVCEHHGENLEWFCKSHDEILCVACVPSKHKACSDVVPISESSANSRQSASLFDLEETIEGTLNNVTLCIKNRESATKELEKQETAVKSMVLQTRTKINVHIDKLQENLLHELRSTSQACKSKYMKILQKLKSTQEMLTKVKEETKYMKQFSSDIQVFLGTRQVNKRISNEVESIKNEIGAAKDYELKVSIDSLIEKLSKDVEEFGKIMVSESATNLDFGDQKFDQAQIGINISTSRNISDIKLQLIKTFQMKGKQKLITGCVILPNGHLLMANSTNENKLEKVQSSR, from the coding sequence ATGGCTACAGGCAAAATAATACCATGTGGTCCATGTAACGTTGATGACGTAACTAAAAATGCTTGGAGATGGTGCACTAGTTGTGAAGAAGGATTATGTGAAGATTGTGAACACGTTCACAGAAGAAGCAAAGCCTCAAGAAACCATAAGGTTATTTCAATAGAAGATTACAGCAAGATAGAAAATGTTTCCATCTCTCAGGTATGTGAGCACCATGGAGAAAACCTGGAGTGGTTCTGTAAAAGTCACGACGAAATCCTCTGTGTAGCTTGCGTCCCGTCAAAACACAAGGCATGTTCCGATGTTGTACCAATAAGTGAAAGTTCAGCAAATTCTCGACAATCTGCCTCATTATTTGACCTTGAAGAGACGATTGAGGGAACCTTGAATAACGTGACACTTTGCATCAAGAATCGTGAATCTGCTACAAAGGAACTCGAAAAACAAGAAACGGCTGTCAAATCCATGGTTCTTCAAACAAGAACGAAAATAAACGTCCACATCGACAAGCTACAAGAAAACCTATTACACGAACTTAGATCAACATCTCAAGCATGcaaatcaaaatatatgaaaatcctGCAGAAGCTAAAATCAACGCAAGAAATGCTTACCAAAGTAAAGgaagaaacaaaatatatgaaacaattttctTCTGACATACAAGTATTTCTTGGAACACGGCAGGTAAATAAGCGGATATCAAACGAGGTGGAGTCCATCAAAAACGAAATCGGTGCTGCCAAGGATTATGAATTAAAAGTATCTATTGATAGCCTAATCGAAAAATTATCCAAGGACGTTGAAGAGTTTGGTAAAATAATGGTGTCAGAATCCGCAACCAACCTTGATTTTGGAGACCAAAAATTCGATCAAGCACAAATTGGGATCAACATCTCAACGTCAAGAAACATATCCGACATAAAACTTCAGctaattaaaacatttcaaatgaagggtaaacaaaaattaattacAGGTTGCGTCATATTGCCTAATGGTCATTTATTGATGGCGAATTCAACAAACGAAAATAAACTCGAAAA
- the LOC139502501 gene encoding uncharacterized protein: MSKILDNNHAELAPPLHEHEECWYLPLFGVYHPKKPDQIRGVFDSSAKCNGVSLNSVLLTGPDLTNDLLGVLLRFRKEMVAVTADVQHMFHCFVVRKDHRNYLRFLWHKDNDLQKNLVEYRMRVHVFGNSPSPAVATLGLRKAAQASEQEFGSHVTSFVTRNFYVDDGLTSCPTKEEAVKLMKDTQQALANYGNLRLHKFASNCAEVMSAFHVSDLASNLKDLDLECDSKPLQRSLGLSWDVNTDNFLFQLSSENKPITRRGILSTINSLYDPLGFLAPVIIQGKLLLRKIVSETVDWDQPLSDMTAAEWKSWRDTLIAIETLRIPRTYVPYLSKTTTKELHVFSDASEKAIAAVAYLRTTDSSGEPNIGFILGKAKVAPTSGHTIPRLELSAAVLAVEITQTIIDNLDLHIDNVKFYTDSKVVLGYISNETRRFFIYVANRVEKIRKFSSPSQWNYVPTNRNPADSGTRSVPAHEVHSSEWLLGPRQLLFSEQKNSEDIYQLIDPEEDGEIRATVNVAKTFATLEHKGIGTDRFNRFSNWTSLVRAIAFLERFSRLHGSKQTAPVTSLEGFSNAENFILISAQYEVYGDEIDCIKRQEQIHKRSPIANLNPFLDERGLLRVGGRIAKSDLNLREKKPLIVPGRHHIATLLVRHYHNKIKHQGRHFTDGAIRSAGFWIVGAKRFISSIIHKCVTCRKLRGKTEYQIMSDLPEDRLEPSPPFTNVGIDTFGPWTIVSRKTRGGYANSKRWAILFTCLVTRAIHIELIEEMSSSAFINAVRRFTAIRGQVKIFRSDRGTNFIGAIDDLKIDSINVEDGPFNNFLYNSGTTWIFNPPHSSHMGGAWERMIGITRRILDSMLLNAAGRSLTHDVLNTLMAEVSAIVNSRPLVPVSTDPENPLILTPAMLLTQKTNYVFTSDHLGEFDKRDLCLAERRRVQALASVFWSRWRKEYLPLLQQRRKWTEDRRDLIDGDVILLKDKNLCRTQWPVGIIVNSLKSSDEHVRKAEVRVIVNGKATTYTSPIVDMILLIENNPV, encoded by the coding sequence ATGAGTAAAATCTTAGATAATAATCATGCAGAGCTCGCTCCACCATTGCACGAACATGAGGAGTGCTGGTATTTGCCATTGTTTGGTGTTTATCATCCGAAGAAACCCGATCAGATAAGAGGTGTGTTTGATTCTTCCGCCAAATGTAACGGAGTTTCACTTAACAGCGTCCTGCTTACAGGTCCAGACTTGACCAATGATCTCTTGGGAGTATTGCTGCGTTTCAGGAAAGAAATGGTCGCAGTTACTGCAGACGTTCAACATATGTTTCACTGCTTTGTTGTCAGAAAAGACCACCGAAATTATCTGAGATTTTTATGGCATAAAGACAATGACCTACAGAAGAACCTTGTCGAATACCGCATGAGAGTTCATGTTTTCGGAAATAGTCCGTCACCTGCCGTTGCTACGCTTGGACTCAGAAAAGCAGCGCAAGCATCAGAACAAGAGTTTGGCAGTCACGTGACTAGCTTTGTTACAAGAAACTTCTATGTCGACGACGGTCTAACGTCATGTCCTACTAAAGAGGAAGCTGTTAAGCTCATGAAGGACACACAGCAAGCATTAGCAAACTATGGAAACTTACGCCTTCACAAGTTTGCCTCTAATTGTGCGGAAGTTATGTCTGCATTTCATGTCAGTGATTTGGCTTCAAATCTTAAAGATCTAGACTTAGAATGCGACAGCAAACCCCTACAACGTAGTCTTGGTCTCAGCTGGGACGTAAACACTGATAACTTCTTATTTCAATTATCATCAGAAAACAAACCGATCACTCGGAGAGGAATTTTATCAACGATAAACAGTCTCTACGATCCTCTTGGATTTTTAGCTCCAGTAATTATACAAGGCAAGCTCCTATTAAGGAAAATAGTATCAGAAACCGTTGATTGGGACCAACCGCTCTCTGATATGACAGCAGCTGAGTGGAAATCTTGGAGAGATACTCTAATTGCTATAGAAACATTGCGCATTCCACGTACCTACGTGCCGTATCTCAGCAAAACCACCACAAAGGAGTTACATGTCTTCTCTGATGCATCAGAAAAAGCCATAGCAGCTGTTGCATATCTACGCACGACCGACAGTAGTGGTGAACCAAATATAGGTTTCATTCTTGGGAAAGCTAAAGTTGCACCAACAAGTGGTCATACTATTCCACGCCTTGAACTATCTGCTGCAGTATTAGCAGTCGAGATAACACAGACCATCATTGATAATTTAGATTTACATATAGACAACGTAAAATTCTACACAGACAGTAAAGTAGTCCTAGGCTACATCAGTAACGAGACAAGAAGGTTCTTTATCTATGTCGCCAATAGAGtagagaaaataagaaaatttagctCTCCAAGTCAATGGAATTATGTACCAACTAACCGTAATCCCGCAGACTCGGGAACAAGGTCCGTACCTGCTCACGAAGTTCATAGCAGCGAATGGTTATTAGGACCAAGACAACTTCTTTTCTCAGAACAAAAGAATTCTGAGGACATATATCAGCTAATAGACCCAGAGGAAGATGGAGAAATACGTGCAACTGTTAATGTTGCAAAAACATTTGCCACACTTGAGCATAAAGGTATCGGAACTGATAGATTCAACAGATTCTCCAATTGGACATCACTTGTGCGAGCGATAGCCTTTTTGGAACGTTTCTCCCGTTTACACGGGTCAAAACAGACAGCACCAGTGACTTCTCTGGAAGGCTTTTCGAATGCCGAAAATTTTATCTTAATATCTGCTCAATATGAGGTTTACGGAGATGAAATAGATTGCATTAAACGTCAGGAACAAATTCACAAGCGGAGTCCGATAGCCAACCTTAATCCGTTTTTGGACGAACGAGGACTATTACGAGTAGGAGGCCGTATCGCCAAATCTGACTTAAACCTCCGTGAAAAGAAACCATTGATCGTCCCTGGACGCCATCATATAGCGACATTATTAGTTCGACACTACCACAACAAGATAAAACATCAAGGTCGCCATTTCACAGATGGAGCGATTCGATCCGCAGGATTTTGGATCGTAGGAGCAAAACGCTTCATATCATCTATTATTCACAAATGTGTGACATGCCGCAAACTCAGAGGAAAAACCGAGTATCAAATCATGTCTGATTTGCCAGAGGACCGTCTTGAACCTTCACCTCCGTTTACTAACGTTGGAATAGACACTTTTGGACCCTGGACAATTGTTTCACGTAAAACACGTGGTGGATACGCCAACTCAAAACGTTGGGCAATTTTATTCACATGCTTAGTGACAAGAGCTATTCACATCGAATTAATCGAGGAAATGAGTTCTTCAGCCTTCATAAACGCTGTCAGGAGATTCACCGCTATAAGAGGCCAAGTTAAGATTTTCCGATCTGACCGTGGAACGAACTTTATCGGCGCAATCGACGATTTAAAGATTGATTCAATCAACGTTGAAGATGGACCCTTCAATAACTTTCTGTACAATTCTGGTACAACTTGGATCTTCAATCCGCCGCATTCGTCCCACATGGGTGGAGCCTGGGAAAGAATGATTGGTATCACTAGGAGAATTCTTGATTCTATGCTTCTTAACGCTGCCGGAAGAAGCCTAACACATGATGTGCTCAACACACTAATGGCAGAAGTTTCAGCAATAGTGAACTCTAGACCTCTGGTACCGGTGTCTACAGATCCAGAGAATCCGTTAATATTAACTCCGGCTATGTTATTGACACAGAAAACCAACTACGTTTTCACTTCAGACCATCTTGGGGAATTCGACAAACGAGATCTCTGTCTTGCCGAAAGGAGACGAGTGCAGGCTCTGGCCAGTGTTTTCTGGTCCCGTTGGAGGAAGGAATACTTGCCGTTACTACAACAACGACGAAAATGGACCGAAGATCGCCGTGATCTCATCGATGGAGACGTCATTCTTCTAAAGGACAAAAACCTTTGCCGTACCCAATGGCCCGTTGGAATTATAGTGAACTCATTAAAAAGCTCAGACGAACATGTCCGAAAAGCAGAAGTGCGAGTAATCGTTAATGGAAAAGCCACAACCTACACAAGCCCTATCGTGGACATGATTCTTCTCATAGAGAACAACCCTGtgtaa